Proteins from a single region of Haloarcula laminariae:
- the tpiA gene encoding triose-phosphate isomerase, which translates to MFVLVNLKAYPCDPIEVATAAADVADDSGVRVAVAPQAANIESVAETGVETWAQHVSPNEQGSHTGSTLAEAVADAGAVGTMLNHSENRLKLADIDASLDAADRVDLETIVCANNPEQIGAAAALGPDAVAVEPPELIGTGTPVSKADPDIVTGAVDAAARVDGDVDVLCGAGISTGEDLVSASDLGATGVLLASGVAKADDPRAALEDLVAPLN; encoded by the coding sequence ATGTTCGTCCTTGTAAACCTCAAGGCGTACCCGTGTGACCCGATAGAGGTAGCCACCGCCGCGGCCGACGTCGCCGACGACTCCGGCGTCCGCGTCGCCGTCGCCCCCCAGGCGGCCAACATCGAGTCCGTCGCCGAGACCGGCGTCGAGACCTGGGCCCAGCACGTCAGCCCGAACGAGCAGGGCAGCCACACCGGCTCGACGCTGGCCGAGGCCGTCGCCGACGCCGGCGCGGTCGGAACGATGCTGAACCACTCCGAGAACCGCCTCAAGCTGGCCGACATCGACGCCTCGCTCGACGCCGCCGACCGCGTCGACCTGGAGACCATCGTCTGTGCGAACAACCCTGAGCAGATCGGCGCCGCGGCCGCCCTCGGCCCGGACGCCGTCGCCGTCGAGCCGCCGGAGCTCATCGGCACCGGCACACCCGTCAGCAAGGCCGACCCCGACATCGTCACCGGGGCCGTCGACGCCGCGGCCCGCGTGGACGGCGACGTGGACGTGCTCTGTGGCGCCGGCATCTCCACCGGCGAGGACCTCGTCTCCGCCAGCGACCTCGGCGCGACCGGCGTCCTGCTGGCCAGCGGCGTCGCGAAGGCCGACGACCCCCGCGCGGCGCTTGAAGACCTCGTCGCACCGCTCAACTGA
- a CDS encoding PAS domain-containing sensor histidine kinase: MSVQISDELPEQYEQLHIGVALYDPKTATILDANERLESLYGYPTSALKRLSVDEYSANTYDHSPAWFRRRFRAAADGESQSFRWRVKRADGTLVWVQVHLSPTTVGGERRVLAEVRDIEDSTAASQRIGLLSRIMRHNLRNDLTVISGRAERIAAVDRTDRLREHAEAIRRTADNIERMTESVRQIERAATPDRTHRKRQRAATAASEAVDALRERYPDADITVEEATPMWFDVDGTFRQALSHAVENGIVHATEPEPSVTVTVDESPNTGRVEIRVTDDCPPIPAVEIEALDAPGENASTAHGTGVGLFVMKWSVESLGGEITFERADDRGNVVSFYLPPETPTG, from the coding sequence ATGTCGGTACAGATCAGCGATGAGCTCCCGGAGCAGTACGAGCAGTTGCACATCGGCGTCGCGCTGTACGACCCGAAGACCGCGACGATACTCGACGCGAACGAGCGGCTGGAGTCGCTGTACGGCTACCCGACATCGGCGCTGAAACGGCTCTCGGTCGACGAGTACTCCGCCAACACGTACGACCACTCGCCCGCGTGGTTCCGCCGGCGGTTCCGGGCGGCGGCAGACGGCGAGTCGCAGTCATTTCGCTGGCGGGTCAAGCGGGCCGACGGGACGCTCGTGTGGGTACAGGTCCACCTCTCGCCCACCACGGTCGGGGGCGAACGGCGGGTACTGGCGGAGGTCCGCGACATCGAGGACTCCACCGCAGCCAGCCAGCGCATCGGGCTCCTCTCCCGCATCATGCGCCACAACCTCCGGAACGACCTCACCGTCATCTCGGGCCGGGCCGAGCGGATAGCGGCCGTCGACAGGACGGACCGCCTCCGCGAGCACGCCGAGGCAATACGCCGGACCGCCGACAACATCGAGCGGATGACAGAGTCGGTGCGACAGATAGAGCGCGCGGCGACGCCGGACAGGACACACCGGAAACGCCAGCGCGCCGCGACCGCCGCCAGCGAGGCCGTCGACGCGCTCCGAGAGCGGTATCCCGACGCCGATATCACCGTCGAGGAAGCGACGCCGATGTGGTTCGACGTAGACGGGACCTTCCGACAGGCGCTGTCCCACGCCGTCGAGAACGGCATCGTTCACGCGACCGAGCCGGAGCCGTCAGTCACTGTCACGGTGGACGAATCGCCAAACACCGGCCGGGTGGAAATTCGCGTGACGGACGACTGCCCGCCGATTCCGGCCGTCGAGATAGAGGCGCTCGACGCCCCGGGCGAGAACGCCAGCACCGCCCACGGCACGGGGGTCGGCCTCTTCGTGATGAAGTGGTCCGTCGAGTCGCTCGGCGGCGAGATAACCTTCGAGCGGGCCGACGACCGCGGGAACGTGGTCAGCTTCTACCTGCCGCCCGAGACGCCGACGGGCTGA
- a CDS encoding helicase HerA domain-containing protein, whose protein sequence is MAETEHITVADTSAGPGGMEDPGLSVDIPVVELLTGRGFITGKSGSGKSNTASVVAEKLLDNGFGLLIVDIDGEYYGLKEEYEILHVGGDEECDIQVTEEHAGKIASLALEQNVPIILDVSSFLDEDEAESLLTEVAKQLFAKAKKQKQPFLMLVEECHEWIPEQGSMGEVGKMLIKIGKRGRKHGLGIVGISQRPADVKKDYITQCDWLVWHRLTWNNDTKVVGRILDSQYADAVEDLDDGEAFMMTDWAEQVRRVQFHRKQTFDAGATPGLDDFERPELKSVSEDLVSELETISEEKQATENRIKELREELDKKNSRIAELETELQDARDLQRMAEQFTDALLGHVEGANPGRTAKDEMRRTREWQQGEAEPAADSTGPAADADAEAASSEAADDTEPDTTSGGGFGDAFSAFADDGVAMNGGSESTNGSAASAGEGPDDAATNGENPSGEPTQGSSDAALEAALAAVAEDDSAADTEADGESNESDADRPAVVRDIEGDIADLEDKTRRMLAYYREHGPGTPLNAHFSAGGSGDRTAAYARNRTLRLRGLVEHVGRGKYDYRLAALVREEHDGDIDDATAANYAAQIERAVLQPAD, encoded by the coding sequence ATGGCCGAGACTGAACACATCACCGTGGCCGACACGAGCGCCGGGCCCGGCGGGATGGAAGACCCCGGGCTGTCCGTCGATATCCCGGTGGTGGAGCTGCTGACCGGGCGCGGCTTTATCACCGGCAAGTCCGGCTCCGGCAAGTCAAACACCGCCAGCGTCGTCGCGGAGAAGCTCCTGGACAACGGCTTCGGCCTGCTCATCGTCGACATCGACGGGGAGTACTACGGGCTCAAGGAGGAGTACGAGATACTCCACGTCGGCGGCGACGAGGAGTGTGACATCCAGGTCACCGAGGAACACGCCGGCAAGATTGCCTCGCTCGCGCTGGAACAGAACGTCCCCATCATCCTCGACGTCTCCTCGTTTCTCGACGAGGACGAAGCCGAGAGCCTGCTGACCGAGGTGGCAAAGCAGCTGTTCGCCAAGGCGAAAAAGCAGAAACAGCCGTTCCTCATGCTCGTCGAGGAGTGCCACGAGTGGATTCCCGAACAGGGGTCGATGGGCGAGGTCGGCAAGATGCTCATCAAGATCGGGAAGCGCGGCCGGAAACACGGGCTGGGCATCGTCGGCATCAGCCAGCGGCCGGCCGACGTGAAGAAGGACTACATCACCCAGTGTGACTGGCTCGTCTGGCACCGGCTCACCTGGAACAACGACACGAAGGTGGTCGGGCGCATCCTCGACAGCCAGTACGCCGACGCCGTCGAGGACTTAGACGACGGCGAAGCGTTCATGATGACCGACTGGGCCGAGCAGGTCCGCCGGGTGCAGTTCCACCGCAAGCAGACCTTCGACGCCGGCGCGACGCCGGGGCTGGACGACTTCGAGCGGCCCGAACTCAAGTCCGTCAGCGAGGACCTGGTCTCGGAGCTCGAAACCATCAGCGAGGAGAAGCAGGCCACGGAGAACCGCATCAAGGAGCTGCGCGAGGAACTGGACAAGAAGAACTCCCGCATCGCGGAGCTGGAGACCGAACTCCAGGACGCCAGGGACCTCCAGCGGATGGCAGAGCAGTTCACCGACGCGCTGCTGGGCCACGTCGAGGGGGCCAACCCCGGTCGGACCGCGAAAGACGAGATGCGACGGACGCGCGAGTGGCAGCAGGGCGAAGCCGAACCGGCCGCCGACTCGACCGGACCGGCCGCCGATGCCGACGCCGAAGCCGCGTCGTCTGAGGCGGCCGACGACACCGAGCCCGACACGACCTCCGGGGGCGGCTTCGGGGACGCGTTCAGCGCCTTCGCCGACGACGGTGTGGCGATGAACGGCGGCAGCGAGAGCACAAACGGCTCGGCCGCCTCTGCGGGCGAAGGGCCGGACGATGCCGCGACGAACGGTGAAAACCCGTCCGGGGAGCCGACACAGGGCAGCTCCGATGCGGCCCTGGAGGCGGCACTCGCGGCGGTCGCCGAGGACGACTCGGCGGCTGACACGGAGGCCGACGGGGAGTCGAACGAATCAGACGCCGACAGGCCCGCCGTCGTCCGCGACATCGAGGGCGACATCGCGGACCTGGAGGACAAGACCCGGCGGATGCTCGCGTACTACCGGGAGCACGGACCGGGGACGCCGCTGAACGCGCACTTCTCCGCCGGCGGCTCGGGCGACCGCACCGCGGCCTACGCCCGGAACCGGACCCTCCGGCTCCGCGGACTCGTCGAACACGTGGGCCGCGGGAAGTACGACTACCGGCTGGCGGCGCTGGTCCGCGAGGAACACGACGGGGACATCGACGACGCGACGGCCGCGAACTACGCCGCACAGATCGAGCGTGCGGTCCTCCAGCCGGCCGACTGA